The Mauremys mutica isolate MM-2020 ecotype Southern chromosome 1, ASM2049712v1, whole genome shotgun sequence genome has a segment encoding these proteins:
- the LOC123361990 gene encoding uncharacterized protein LOC123361990, with protein MEVRIPKQQTSNYQMALISARNHSSECQERGESQLPGVNSEVWAEEGGAARAKNAVPVHISLKEGSSPARIRQYPLKLTIRIGLKPLIQKFLQCGWLREGTSPYNTPIMGVPKPNGQYRLVQDLRQINKLIEAPYPVVPNPHTILGQVPKNHGWFSVIDLKDAFFSIPLDLESQKLFAFEWEDPDTHYKAQYLWTVVPQGLTCAPEIFGSQLKRDLAPFLANHPACNIVQYCDDLLLSAETEAACKEHTIELLNYLGEQGYKVSKEKAQLVKQQVTFLGYHLCQGSRSLGKERIQVILDSPQPRNPRELRAFLGLTGFCRLWIPDYGGKARPLYESLTKEGLLHWVWTKEMEKAFRELKEALVQPPALALPDSRKPFTLYVHERGGVAAGVLCQRSGPTWRPIGYYSKVLDPVAKGWPACLRAVAATALLVQEAEKLTLGGDTEVVVPHGVPQILGTGAGEKHLNPSRHTRYEVGLLLAPNLTFKTVSSLNPATLLPDPQASSEAGPIHDCIEVLQQETKPRSDLSDLPWPNPDVEGYVDGSSYVVNGKRFTGAAVVIKDKGIHKFKLSPNLSAQAAELVALIEALRLGAGKTLNLYTDSRYAYMVVHAHGTLWRERGFITASGQKIAHGSLIKMLLEALMLPLRVAVIHVRAHGKAPEAEQRRYNQLADQAAKEAARDGALWLLMVQDTEAKTPPPQYTAEEIGQAQAAGGRQVSSGWWRLPGGEIFVPRPVLQEIFRLLHKEGHLGSGAMVDLAARSLKGLGMHMEAQRIVNNCTVCQQTNQKGCGPPAPMGGRPWAMFPFQRWQVDFAEVPPCRGYKYLLVFVDQLTGWVECYPTRHCQARAVTKALVQEILPRFHLPEVIESDRGSHFVSQVVQQVSQALGIQWKLHTPWRPQSSGQVERMNRTLKDTLTKICTESNLKWLDALPLALTRIRRAPRKGLKLSPFELVFGFPPRVLIPGFREDVTWEVGNDLLWKQVSGLQSVLLQLHRYAAPFQALPLDQTVHPFRIGDQVLIKKWKRDPLTPRWDGPHTVSLISQAAVKVLGSDKWTHHTRVKRFLNPNLEADSTEEDISPLSAPAPEARGGTGEDTVWEYQGLDGLKGLFKRKR; from the coding sequence ATGGAAGTCAGGATCCCGAAACAACAAACCTCTAATTACCAGATGGCTCTCATAAGTGCTAGAAATCACTCCTCAGAATGTCAGGAGAGAGGCGAGAGCCAGCTGCCGGGGGTTAACTCTGAGGTTTGGGCGGAGGAGGGAGGGGCTGCCCGAGCTAAGAATGCTGTGCCGGTACACATTTCGCTTAaggagggaagcagcccggcccGAATTCGACAATACCCCCTTAAGTTAACCATTCGGATCGGGCTGAAACCTCTGattcaaaagttcctgcagtGTGGGTGGCTAAGAGAAGGCACATCCCCGTACAATACTCCGATAATGGGAGTGCCTAAGCCTAATGGACAGTATCGATTGGTCCAGGACCTGAGACAGATTAACAAGCTAATAGAAGCCCCCTACCCAGTTGTTCCAAATCCCCATACGATTTTAGGCCAAGTACCTAAAAACCACGGCTGGTTCTCGGTCATAGATTTAAAAGACGCCTTCTTTTCCATTCCCCTTGATTTAGAATCTCAAAAGTTGTTTGCCTTTGAATGGGAGGATCCGGACACCCACTACAAGGCCCAATATCTCTGGACCGTTGTCCCACAGGGGCTTACCTGTGCCCCTGAGATTTTTGGCAGCCAGCTAAaaagggatctggccccatttctAGCTAACCACCCTGCATGTAACATAGTGCAGTATTGTGATGATCTACTCTTAAGTGCTGAGACAGAGGCAGCCTGCAAGGAGCACACTATAGAGCTCCTTAATTACCTTGGGGAACAAGGATATAAAGTTTCAAAGGAGAAAGCTCAATTAGTTAAGCAGCAGGTCACCTTCCTTGGGTACCACCTCTGCCAAGGGAGCCGTAGTTTGGGTAAAGAACGGATCCAGGTTATACTTGATAGCCCTCAGCCCCGGAATCCACGAGAATTGAGGGCATTTCTGGGACTGACTGGCTTTTGTCGGCTTTGGATCCCTGACTATGGGGGAAAAGCCAGACCACTATATGAGTCCCTGACTAAGGAAGGTTTGCTTCACTGGGTATGGACCAAGGAAATGGAAAAAGCATTTCGAGAGCTTAAAGAAGCCTTGGTTCAGCCTCCTGCTCTAGCCCTCCCAGATTCCCGAAAGCCATTCACCCTATACGtacatgaaaggggaggggtggcagctggagtcctgtgccaGAGGTCAGGACCAACCTGGCGACCCATTGGATACTATTCAAAAGTTTTGGACCCCGTCGCCAAGGGATGGCCTGCCTGTTTACGGGCCGTAGCAGCGACCGCCCTCCTCGTTCAGGAAGCCGAAAAATTAACCTTGGGTGGAGATACTGAAGTTGTGGTCCCCCACGGGGTGCCTCAGATACTGGGAACTGGTGCGGGGGAAAAGCATCTAAACCCCAGTCGACATACTAGATATGAAGTGGGGCTCCTGTTAGCTCCCAATCTGACCTTTAAGACAGTCAGTTCCCTTAACCCAGCCACCCTACTGCCCGATCCCCAGGCCTCCTCTGAGGCCGGTCCTATTCATGACTGTATTGAAGTATTACAACAAGAGACCAAACCCCGATCTGATCTTTCAGACCTGCCCTGGCCTAACCCCGATGTTGAGGGATATGTCGATGGGTCTAGCTATGTGGTAAATGGCAAGCGATTTACTGGGGCGGCGGTGGTGATTAAGGATAAAGGGATACACAAATTTAAACTCAGCCCCAACTTATCTGCTCAAGCAGCGGAACTAGTGGCTCTCATTGAGGCTCTCCGCTTGGGAGCCGGGAAAACCCTTAATTTGTATACTGACAGTCGGTATGCCTACATGGTAGTGCATGCACATGGGACTCTGTGGAGAGAACGAGGGTTCATTACGGCCTCAGGCCAAAAGATTGCACATGGGAGCCTCATTAAAATGTTACTCGAGGCCCTAATGCTCCCTCTCCGGGTTGCCGTGATACATGTGCGTGCCCATGGGAAAGCCCCAGAGGCCGAACAGCGGAGGTATAATCAGCTGGCTGACCAGGCCGCGAAGGAGGCCGCCCGAGATGGGGCCCTATGGCTTCTTATGGTTCAGGACACGGAGGCtaaaacccctcctccccaatacACGGCCGAGGAGATAGGTCAAGCCCAGGCTGCGGGAGGCCGGCAGGTTTCCTCTGGATGGTGGAGACTGCCTGGGGGAGAGATTTTTGTCCCCAGGCCAGTACTCCAGGAAATCTTCCGGCTCTTACATAAAGAGGGACATTTGGGGTCTGGGGCAATGGTTGATTTGGCCGCCAGATCCCTTAAGGGGCTAGGTATGCACATGGAGGCCCAGAGAATTGTTAATAACTGTACCGTCTGCCAACAAACTAACCAGAAGGGATGTGGCCCTCCTGCCCCGATGGGAGGCCGACCATGGGCTATGTTCCCTTTTCAAAGGTGGCAGGTTGACTTCGCTGAAGTGCCCCCTTGCAGGGGCTATAAATACCTGCTTGTATTTGTTGATCAACTTACCGGATGGGTGGAATGTTACCCCACCCGGCATTGTCAGGCCCGGGCTGTCACTAAGGCCCTGGTACAAGAAATACTTCCTCGTTTCCATCTCCCCGAAGTAATTGAGTCTGATAGGGGAAGCCACTTTGTTTCACAAGTGGTCCAGCAGGTATCCCAGGCTCTCGGCATACAGTGGAAACTACATACACCCTGGAGGCCGCAGAGCTCGGGTCAAGTGGAAAGGATGAATAGAACTCTCAAAGATACTCTCACTAAAATATGCACAGAATCTAATTTAAAGTGGCTCGATGCTTTGCCACTCGCCCTCACCCGCATTCGGAGGGCCCCGCGAAAGGGTCTTAAACTTTCACCCTTTGAGCTGGTCTTTGGGTTTCCTCCCCGAGTACTCATCCCAGGGTTCCGGGAGGACGTAACCTGGGAAGTGGGAAATGACTTACTATGGAAACAGGTTTCCGGGTTGCAATCTGTTTTGTTACAGCTGCATCGGTACGCGGCGCCCTTCCAGGCCCTTCCCTTGGACCAGACCGTGCATCCATTCCGGATCGGTGACCAGGTCCTTATCAAAAAGTGGAAGCGTGACCCTCTCACGCCGAGGTGGGACGGTCCACACACTGTTTCGCTCATCAGCCAAGCCGCGGTTAAAGTCCTCGGGAGCGACAAATGGACACACCACACACGGGTTAAGCGGTTCCTGAACCCGAACCTGGAAGCCGACTCAACAGAAGAGGACATCAGCCCTCTGTCCGCCCCGGCTCCGGAGGCCCGGGGTGGCACGGGCGAAGACACCGTCTGGGAATATCAAGGACTAGACGGACTAAAAGGATTGTTTAAGAGAAAACGATGA